From a single Fusobacterium ulcerans ATCC 49185 genomic region:
- a CDS encoding beta-glucoside-specific PTS transporter subunit IIABC — translation MVKQNYDQLAKEIVFLIGGEDNIVNLTHCVTRLRFKLKDETKTDENSLSKLKGVISIVKGNGQFQVVVGNAVEDIFNAIQKQYSIGETETKEEKKSGTIFTRALNMMSAILNPIVIALAGAGMIKALLVILTTTLGILDTSGGTYKILAAAGNSVFYFLPLFLAYSSAKAFKCNPYIALAIVATLMEPNFTNLMSKPGDITSFLGIPVVLIGYSGSLVPAIVSILIYSKLEKILKKFIPKNIELFALAFVALLIMVPLTVIVIGPIGVYLADQVGNLVNFLSVKNGLLTGAVIGAGWTFLVMLGVQWGVVPIMINNISTYGYDVIRPMIAAATFASAGAAFGVFLKAKNKENKAYALSATIPALLGGITEPIVYGISLKYRKPFIAQVIGGAIAGGFMGMMHTKAIVYVFPALTTLPAFLGETFIYYVIGITLAFVITAVITYFLGIDEKEDEEIKVDREVYEENSSKTKSDLEDIIIKSCIDGEAVELSKVKDEAFASESIGKGVGIIPAKGILYAPADGEISTVFVTGHAVGMVTDRGAEILMHIGINTVEMNGEGFVKKVKDGQKVKAGDVLIEFDIEKIKKAGYDTTTIMVISNTEDYSDVKVLNLGKVKQNNDILIIRQGNKNQ, via the coding sequence ATGGTGAAACAAAATTATGACCAATTAGCAAAAGAGATTGTATTTCTTATTGGTGGAGAGGATAATATAGTAAATTTGACACATTGTGTAACTAGATTAAGATTTAAACTGAAAGATGAAACAAAAACTGATGAAAATAGTTTATCAAAACTTAAGGGAGTAATTTCAATAGTAAAAGGAAATGGTCAATTTCAAGTAGTAGTAGGAAATGCTGTAGAAGATATTTTTAATGCAATTCAAAAACAATATTCAATAGGAGAAACAGAAACAAAAGAAGAGAAAAAAAGCGGAACTATATTTACACGAGCTTTAAATATGATGTCAGCAATTCTAAATCCAATTGTTATTGCTTTAGCAGGAGCTGGTATGATAAAAGCTCTTCTTGTTATTCTTACAACAACATTGGGAATATTGGATACAAGTGGAGGAACATATAAGATATTGGCAGCAGCTGGAAACAGTGTATTTTACTTTTTACCATTATTTTTAGCTTATTCTTCTGCAAAAGCTTTTAAATGCAATCCATATATAGCACTAGCAATAGTGGCAACATTAATGGAGCCGAATTTTACAAACCTTATGTCAAAACCAGGTGATATAACATCATTTTTAGGAATTCCTGTAGTTTTGATAGGATATTCTGGAAGTCTGGTTCCTGCTATTGTTTCTATTTTGATTTATTCTAAATTAGAAAAGATTTTAAAAAAATTTATTCCTAAAAATATAGAACTATTTGCCCTTGCATTTGTTGCTCTTCTCATAATGGTACCTCTTACTGTCATTGTAATTGGACCAATTGGCGTATACCTTGCAGATCAAGTAGGTAATTTAGTTAATTTTTTAAGTGTAAAAAATGGGTTATTAACAGGAGCTGTTATTGGAGCTGGCTGGACTTTTCTTGTAATGTTAGGAGTACAGTGGGGTGTTGTACCTATTATGATTAATAATATTTCAACATATGGTTATGATGTGATACGGCCTATGATAGCAGCAGCAACATTTGCAAGTGCAGGAGCTGCATTTGGAGTATTTTTAAAAGCAAAAAACAAAGAAAATAAAGCATATGCACTTTCAGCTACAATTCCAGCCTTATTAGGAGGAATTACAGAGCCAATTGTGTATGGAATCTCTTTAAAATACAGAAAACCTTTTATAGCTCAAGTAATAGGAGGAGCAATAGCAGGTGGATTTATGGGGATGATGCATACTAAAGCTATAGTCTATGTATTTCCAGCACTGACTACTTTACCTGCATTTTTAGGAGAAACATTTATATATTATGTTATTGGAATTACCCTTGCATTTGTAATAACAGCAGTAATCACTTACTTTTTAGGAATAGATGAAAAAGAAGATGAAGAAATTAAAGTAGATAGAGAAGTTTATGAAGAAAATAGCAGTAAAACTAAAAGTGATCTTGAGGATATAATTATTAAATCTTGTATTGATGGAGAAGCAGTAGAACTTAGCAAGGTAAAAGATGAAGCCTTTGCATCTGAATCTATTGGAAAAGGTGTCGGAATCATCCCTGCAAAAGGGATTCTTTATGCTCCAGCTGATGGAGAAATTTCAACTGTATTTGTTACAGGCCATGCAGTAGGAATGGTGACTGACAGAGGTGCAGAGATACTAATGCACATTGGAATTAATACTGTTGAAATGAATGGAGAAGGATTTGTAAAAAAAGTAAAAGATGGACAGAAAGTAAAAGCAGGGGATGTCTTAATAGAATTTGATATAGAGAAAATAAAAAAAGCAGGATATGATACAACTACTATAATGGTAATTTCAAATACTGAAGATTATTCTGATGTAAAAGTATTAAATCTAGGTAAAGTAAAACAAAATAATGATATTTTAATAATCAGACAAGGCAATAAAAATCAATAA
- a CDS encoding MurR/RpiR family transcriptional regulator has protein sequence MGNLLNRLLIMLNDNDLDSTNYHIAMTLLMNFHSLHKLSIGEVAKLCNVSKSTISKFIRILNFEDYADFKASASFKENRYGYNLNYNQNIAEYIEKYGYSSYLKCIQQDIDSLNGEENLKNIEKLAQDLISYKKVASFGLLFSEIGAIDLQMKLAYNGKFLITNLDDVKQDTFIRRADEETLIIIYSNSGFYLKKYQLSEFQEEKDYSRTKAKIVLITGNEEMKNYSGIDNCIAFHHNSEIQSHSIIYPLINDHIVNKYRQLIKNK, from the coding sequence ATGGGGAATTTATTAAATAGACTTTTAATCATGTTGAATGATAATGATTTAGATTCTACAAATTATCACATTGCAATGACATTATTAATGAATTTTCATTCATTGCATAAGCTTTCCATTGGAGAAGTAGCAAAATTATGTAACGTGTCAAAGTCTACAATTTCTAAATTTATCAGGATTTTAAATTTTGAAGACTATGCAGATTTTAAAGCTTCAGCTTCCTTCAAGGAAAATAGATATGGTTATAATTTAAATTATAATCAAAATATAGCTGAATATATAGAAAAATATGGATATAGCTCATATTTAAAATGTATTCAGCAGGATATAGATTCATTAAATGGAGAGGAAAATTTAAAAAATATAGAAAAACTGGCACAAGATCTCATTAGTTACAAAAAAGTTGCAAGTTTTGGTTTGCTGTTTTCAGAAATTGGAGCTATTGATCTGCAAATGAAATTAGCTTATAATGGTAAATTTTTAATTACAAATTTAGATGATGTGAAACAAGATACATTTATTAGGAGAGCAGATGAAGAAACATTAATAATTATATATTCTAACTCTGGATTTTATCTGAAAAAATATCAACTATCTGAATTTCAAGAAGAAAAAGATTATTCAAGAACAAAAGCAAAGATTGTTTTGATAACTGGAAATGAAGAGATGAAAAATTATTCTGGTATTGATAATTGCATAGCCTTCCATCATAATTCAGAAATTCAAAGTCATTCTATAATTTATCCTTTGATAAATGATCATATTGTAAATAAATATCGTCAATTAATAAAAAATAAATAG
- a CDS encoding YhfZ family protein, giving the protein MNNQTGKLQKAIINLSKDILSREIENNLDTIVNYSENLELSLGTIQKALKELTDIKAIDLKKKGKYGTVIENIDYKKLLEILKINYLLCVMPITYSQRYKKIMDNITNSLKIPIPLYFSHMRGGYVRQKLIEEGVYHFGVVSKLAAQNAIDSGFNLEIIEEFGPRTYVTKHVILKRKDCKVINVGKDSESNDHIFLTNFNFQKNENIKIIDIKYSEVIENLIAKKIDAAIWNYDDVLDKMIHLEKHGIVIEELNENEGNLLATESVIVIKKGNEVIKNIFKKFFDKEKFKLID; this is encoded by the coding sequence ATGAATAATCAAACTGGAAAATTACAAAAGGCTATAATAAACCTATCCAAAGATATTTTAAGTAGAGAAATAGAAAATAATTTAGATACAATAGTAAATTATTCAGAAAACTTAGAACTTTCTTTAGGAACAATACAAAAAGCTTTGAAAGAATTAACAGATATAAAAGCGATAGATTTAAAGAAAAAAGGCAAATATGGAACTGTTATTGAAAATATAGATTATAAAAAATTATTAGAAATTTTAAAAATAAACTATCTTTTGTGTGTTATGCCAATAACATATTCCCAAAGGTATAAAAAAATAATGGACAACATTACAAATAGTTTGAAAATACCTATCCCATTATATTTTTCTCATATGAGAGGAGGATATGTAAGGCAAAAACTTATAGAAGAGGGTGTTTACCATTTTGGTGTTGTTTCAAAATTAGCTGCTCAAAATGCTATTGATAGTGGATTTAATTTGGAGATTATAGAGGAATTTGGTCCAAGAACTTATGTGACAAAACATGTTATTTTAAAAAGAAAAGATTGTAAAGTAATTAATGTTGGAAAAGACTCTGAATCTAATGATCATATTTTTTTAACGAATTTTAATTTTCAAAAAAATGAAAATATTAAGATTATAGATATTAAATATTCAGAGGTTATTGAAAACCTGATTGCTAAGAAAATAGATGCAGCTATATGGAACTATGATGATGTTTTAGATAAAATGATACATTTAGAAAAACATGGAATAGTTATTGAAGAGCTTAATGAAAATGAAGGGAATCTTTTAGCTACTGAATCTGTTATAGTAATAAAAAAAGGAAATGAAGTTATTAAAAATATATTTAAAAAGTTTTTTGATAAAGAAAAATTTAAACTTATAGACTAA
- a CDS encoding PRD domain-containing protein: MDLQTRLDILNSSKAITDCTKDVMLNVIQMFSKKYKIELTEENGAMMVTHLSMAIMRVKNNEPVKAIDEDVFKEALESEYIEKAHLIYKDLSKVLDVTLPENEKKYMLVNICVILENI, encoded by the coding sequence ATGGATTTACAAACTAGGCTAGATATATTAAATAGTTCAAAAGCTATAACAGATTGCACAAAGGATGTAATGTTGAATGTTATCCAAATGTTTAGTAAAAAATATAAAATAGAACTAACTGAAGAGAATGGAGCAATGATGGTTACTCATCTGTCAATGGCTATAATGAGAGTAAAAAATAATGAGCCAGTAAAAGCTATAGATGAAGATGTATTTAAAGAGGCACTAGAAAGTGAATATATTGAAAAAGCCCATCTTATCTATAAGGATTTATCAAAAGTTTTAGATGTGACTTTACCAGAAAATGAAAAAAAATATATGTTGGTAAATATTTGTGTGATTTTAGAAAATATCTAA
- a CDS encoding DUF2620 domain-containing protein codes for MKRIVIGGQIDKDRLAQMVINICGDKAIVTVKTDIEAAMDVKTNTADYYLGACNTGGGGALAMAIALLGANNCATVSMPGNIKSNEEIIAEIAAGKKAFGFTAQHIDVVVPVILAEILK; via the coding sequence ATGAAAAGAATAGTAATAGGTGGACAAATTGATAAAGACAGATTAGCACAAATGGTAATAAATATTTGTGGTGACAAAGCAATTGTAACAGTAAAAACGGATATTGAAGCAGCTATGGATGTAAAAACAAATACAGCAGATTATTATTTAGGAGCTTGTAATACAGGTGGTGGTGGAGCTTTAGCTATGGCTATTGCACTTTTAGGAGCAAATAACTGTGCTACAGTTTCAATGCCAGGAAATATAAAAAGTAATGAAGAAATTATAGCTGAAATTGCAGCTGGAAAAAAGGCTTTTGGATTTACAGCTCAACATATAGATGTGGTTGTACCAGTTATTCTAGCAGAGATTTTAAAATAG
- a CDS encoding YhfT family protein, with protein MNYIVAVLLGSLAALLANRGVAVFNDGLRPIVPEFLEGRMDRKSLAATSFALSFGLVVGFGIPFSLTTHIILIHSILLGTDIIGSSFSSDKKGAVFSTVAGGFYGLLITLGLKVVVDIFAKLPVNFLPSLGKVGSPIIVAFAAFPALVVAYQYGYKKGATTFGLTIIVRQVIQKYGTFMFDGSKIVLNPDGMALLVAMIIMITFAMREKVVTDAPGSNTMLLNIFAARVERIKKNILGLALMGGIISAAISLHLVAGDPISLNLLADGKTSEAGLAALARAIGFVPLVATTAIATGVYAPAGMTFVFAVGIFSGNPLIAFVGGAATICIEIYALGAIAKFLDKFPGVKGCGDQIRTAMSKVLEVALIVGGMIAADAMASGLGYLFVAGVYLLNKTAKKPLVDMAVGPVAAILFGILLNIFSILGLYGV; from the coding sequence ATGAACTATATAGTTGCAGTATTATTAGGAAGTTTAGCAGCACTTTTAGCTAACAGAGGAGTGGCTGTATTTAATGATGGATTGAGACCTATTGTTCCTGAATTTTTAGAAGGAAGAATGGATAGAAAGTCATTAGCAGCTACAAGTTTTGCATTAAGTTTTGGTTTAGTTGTAGGGTTTGGAATCCCTTTTTCACTTACTACACATATAATTTTAATTCATAGTATTCTTTTAGGAACTGATATAATAGGATCATCTTTTAGCTCTGACAAAAAAGGAGCAGTATTTTCAACTGTGGCTGGTGGATTTTACGGATTGCTTATAACTTTAGGTTTAAAAGTTGTTGTAGATATTTTTGCTAAATTACCAGTAAATTTTTTACCATCTCTTGGAAAAGTAGGATCTCCTATTATAGTTGCCTTTGCTGCTTTTCCAGCCTTAGTGGTAGCTTATCAGTATGGATATAAAAAAGGGGCTACAACTTTTGGATTGACAATAATTGTGAGACAGGTTATTCAAAAATATGGAACATTCATGTTTGATGGAAGTAAAATAGTTTTAAACCCAGATGGAATGGCTCTGCTTGTTGCTATGATAATTATGATAACTTTTGCTATGAGAGAAAAAGTGGTAACAGATGCTCCAGGTTCAAATACAATGTTACTGAATATATTTGCTGCTAGAGTTGAAAGAATAAAGAAAAATATTTTAGGATTAGCACTTATGGGGGGAATAATATCTGCTGCTATAAGTTTACATCTAGTAGCAGGAGATCCAATATCTTTAAATCTCTTAGCTGATGGAAAAACTTCAGAAGCAGGACTTGCTGCTCTTGCTAGAGCTATTGGATTTGTACCATTAGTTGCTACAACAGCTATAGCTACTGGGGTTTATGCACCTGCAGGAATGACATTTGTATTTGCTGTAGGAATCTTTTCAGGAAATCCTTTAATTGCCTTTGTTGGGGGAGCAGCAACTATATGCATTGAGATCTATGCTCTTGGTGCCATAGCTAAGTTCTTGGACAAATTTCCTGGAGTAAAGGGATGTGGAGATCAAATTAGAACAGCTATGTCTAAAGTTTTAGAAGTTGCATTAATTGTTGGAGGAATGATTGCAGCTGATGCTATGGCTTCAGGTCTTGGGTATTTATTTGTAGCTGGAGTTTATTTATTAAATAAAACAGCTAAAAAACCACTTGTAGATATGGCAGTAGGACCAGTTGCTGCTATATTGTTTGGAATTTTATTAAATATATTTTCAATTTTAGGTTTATATGGTGTATAA
- a CDS encoding amidase family protein, with translation MDLKVLSGIQRTKEFLGRSVKKQNPNIILELFRKNSNYKTFGIKDTSEISNEFIKKLLVKGYSWNTIDNCSDRGRAVDLNLLNPITGKLMIGSSSGTAINILYGLNTIGIGTDGGGSVLGPAIGLNLYSALLSGIGIKGRSRKKSTDSIEFIPGIGVIAQNFSDLQETCEIFLTESQEKIEKCCVIDLHLEDCKKLSKSYEIDFLKISERPYKREDMITFLKDIFKSYKMFIYLEKDIEIEGIGDSVLGVMGKKASEIQKSSNKGFLKVLNMLNCSAITIPTGDIGSAIVIVVPKGEKYLKSLLEVAFILSEDKRAELYKEYFLNYPLKEIDNREFKNWREYD, from the coding sequence ATGGATTTAAAAGTTCTTTCTGGAATACAAAGGACAAAGGAGTTTTTAGGAAGAAGTGTAAAAAAGCAAAATCCAAATATAATTTTAGAACTTTTCAGAAAAAACTCTAACTACAAAACTTTTGGAATTAAAGATACCAGTGAAATAAGTAATGAATTTATAAAAAAATTACTTGTAAAAGGATATTCTTGGAATACAATTGATAATTGCAGTGATAGAGGAAGAGCTGTAGATTTAAATCTTTTAAATCCTATTACTGGAAAATTAATGATTGGGTCATCCAGTGGAACAGCTATAAATATTTTATATGGATTAAATACCATAGGAATTGGAACTGATGGAGGAGGATCTGTATTGGGACCTGCCATTGGATTAAATCTTTATTCAGCTTTATTATCTGGAATTGGAATAAAGGGAAGAAGCAGAAAAAAATCTACTGATTCCATAGAATTCATTCCAGGAATTGGAGTGATTGCTCAAAATTTTTCAGATTTACAAGAAACTTGTGAGATATTTTTAACTGAATCTCAAGAAAAGATAGAAAAATGCTGTGTTATAGATTTGCATTTAGAAGATTGTAAAAAGTTAAGTAAAAGTTATGAGATAGACTTTTTAAAGATTAGTGAAAGACCTTATAAAAGAGAGGATATGATAACTTTTTTAAAAGATATATTTAAGAGTTACAAGATGTTTATATATTTAGAAAAAGATATAGAAATTGAAGGAATAGGAGATTCTGTTTTGGGGGTTATGGGTAAAAAAGCTAGTGAAATTCAAAAAAGTTCAAATAAAGGATTTTTAAAAGTTTTGAATATGTTGAATTGTTCAGCCATAACTATTCCAACTGGTGATATTGGTAGTGCAATAGTTATAGTAGTGCCAAAGGGTGAAAAATATTTAAAATCTTTACTGGAAGTAGCATTCATTTTAAGTGAAGACAAAAGAGCAGAACTTTACAAAGAGTATTTTTTAAATTATCCACTAAAAGAGATAGACAACAGAGAATTTAAAAATTGGAGGGAATATGATTAA
- a CDS encoding phosphotriesterase family protein: MIKDITYMHEHVTIDLSKEKNNLDCKLDSFEETKKEFLRLKELGVTRIVDVTNIGIGRNVDYVMKMEENTGLKIYMSTGYYKEPFLPKEVEELNVEKLAQKMIDDIRIGIDGKKKCATFIGEIGTGFEVMTELEKKVFHAAAIAQKATGVFITTHTSLGKLGHEQLDFLENLKVDLNKVILGHTALANNLDYIRSLLKRGAYIEFDTIGKNSYLPDEIRAQFIKKLCDEGWSDKIIMSVDLTRKSHLKVNGGIGYAYLIENFLPRLRKIGVQEILLEKILVENPKKILGIRSK, encoded by the coding sequence ATGATTAAAGATATAACATATATGCATGAGCATGTAACAATTGACCTTTCCAAAGAGAAAAATAATCTAGATTGTAAATTAGATTCTTTTGAAGAAACAAAAAAGGAGTTCTTAAGATTAAAAGAGCTTGGAGTAACAAGAATTGTAGATGTGACTAATATAGGAATTGGTAGAAATGTAGATTATGTTATGAAAATGGAAGAAAATACAGGGTTAAAAATATATATGTCTACAGGCTACTATAAAGAACCATTTTTACCAAAAGAAGTTGAGGAATTAAATGTCGAAAAATTAGCTCAAAAAATGATAGATGATATAAGAATTGGAATAGATGGAAAAAAGAAATGTGCAACATTTATTGGTGAAATTGGAACTGGTTTTGAAGTTATGACTGAACTTGAGAAAAAAGTTTTTCATGCAGCAGCTATAGCTCAAAAAGCAACGGGAGTTTTTATAACAACTCACACAAGTTTAGGAAAATTAGGACATGAGCAGCTAGATTTTTTAGAAAATTTAAAAGTAGATTTAAATAAAGTTATTTTAGGTCATACAGCTTTAGCTAATAATTTAGATTATATAAGATCTCTTCTTAAAAGAGGAGCCTATATAGAATTTGATACTATTGGAAAAAATAGCTATTTACCTGATGAAATTAGGGCCCAGTTTATAAAGAAACTCTGTGATGAAGGGTGGAGTGATAAAATAATAATGTCTGTTGATTTAACAAGAAAATCTCATTTAAAAGTCAATGGTGGAATTGGTTATGCATATTTAATTGAAAATTTTCTTCCAAGATTAAGAAAAATAGGAGTACAAGAGATACTTTTAGAAAAGATATTGGTAGAAAATCCAAAAAAAATTTTAGGAATTAGGAGTAAATAA
- a CDS encoding aminotransferase class V-fold PLP-dependent enzyme, with product MRTYPLESIGIEAAKEKQFKMIDIITRHFQGHEILTRGDLGVVKKLNKPLTTEKAEKVIAEFFNSEAAVLVRGSGTAAIKWGLYSILDEKKERKVLVHKAPVYPTTNVTFKIMGIEKVEADFNNLSELNEVLKNNIFHAALIQYTRQKIDDSYNIKEVIDEIKKYQIPIVTDDNYAVMKVKEIGSELGADLSAFSTFKLLGPEGIGCIVGKKEFIEKIVKSNYSGGGQVQGHEALDVLKGLVYAPVSLAIQGEVNDQLYTLFNNGELEFINAAYLVNAQSKVIIVELKENIAEEMLIHAEKLGALPNPVGAESKYEFSPLFYRVSGTFRALDSTLEKRMIRINPNRAGVETIVRILKESYRMAKEVK from the coding sequence ATGAGAACATATCCATTGGAGTCTATAGGAATAGAAGCAGCAAAAGAGAAACAATTTAAAATGATAGATATAATAACAAGGCATTTTCAAGGGCATGAAATTTTAACTAGAGGTGATCTTGGAGTTGTTAAAAAATTAAATAAACCTTTAACTACAGAGAAAGCTGAAAAAGTTATAGCAGAGTTTTTTAACAGTGAAGCAGCAGTACTTGTAAGAGGTTCAGGAACAGCAGCTATAAAGTGGGGACTTTATAGTATTTTAGATGAGAAAAAAGAAAGAAAAGTATTAGTACATAAAGCTCCAGTTTACCCTACAACTAATGTAACTTTTAAAATAATGGGAATAGAAAAAGTCGAGGCTGATTTTAATAACTTAAGTGAATTAAATGAGGTATTAAAAAATAATATTTTTCATGCTGCCTTAATACAATATACTCGTCAAAAAATAGATGATTCATATAATATAAAAGAAGTTATTGATGAAATCAAAAAATACCAAATACCCATAGTTACAGATGATAATTATGCTGTTATGAAGGTAAAAGAAATTGGCAGTGAATTAGGTGCTGATCTTTCAGCATTTTCAACTTTTAAATTATTAGGGCCTGAAGGAATTGGGTGTATAGTTGGAAAAAAAGAATTTATTGAAAAAATAGTCAAAAGTAACTACTCTGGAGGAGGGCAAGTCCAAGGACATGAAGCATTAGATGTTTTAAAAGGTTTGGTATATGCACCTGTATCACTTGCTATTCAAGGAGAGGTAAATGATCAATTGTACACCTTATTTAATAATGGAGAATTAGAATTTATAAATGCAGCTTATCTTGTGAATGCACAGTCTAAAGTGATTATTGTGGAGTTAAAAGAAAATATTGCTGAAGAGATGCTGATTCATGCTGAAAAATTAGGAGCTTTGCCAAATCCTGTAGGTGCAGAGTCAAAGTATGAATTTTCACCATTGTTCTATAGAGTTTCAGGTACTTTTAGAGCCCTAGATTCAACTTTAGAAAAAAGGATGATTAGAATAAACCCTAATAGAGCTGGGGTAGAAACAATAGTTAGAATATTAAAAGAGAGTTATCGAATGGCAAAAGAGGTGAAATAA
- a CDS encoding alanine racemase: MFLDVLQEKNSELIKTAIELHQKGEILPDTYVLDVDAILKNGRDLYEKAQKNGIKLYVMTKQFGRIPYLAKKLIEIGFCGVVTVDFKETLVMMNNGVKLGNVGHLVQIPSALVERVICHNPEIITVYSLEKIKEINSIAKKYGKIQDIMLRVLEKDSKIYSGQSGGFYLDEIKEVSENILKFKNVRINGLTSFPCFLYNFDKNIIEGTKNIETIKKAEKILKDMGIIVEQLNMPSVTSLENIEDIKVHGGTHGEPGHALTGTTPFNSKNLDGEIPAIVYVSEISHNLDKKSYCYGGGHYRRSGMKNILVGKEFEKMRRETIEFPTMESIDYYFEICGNNKVGETVIGAFRTQIFVTRSNVALIEGIKDKNPKIIGIYDSLGREM; encoded by the coding sequence ATGTTTTTGGATGTTTTGCAAGAAAAAAATTCTGAATTAATAAAAACAGCAATAGAACTTCATCAAAAAGGTGAAATTTTACCAGATACATATGTTTTGGATGTAGATGCTATTTTAAAAAATGGAAGAGATCTTTATGAAAAAGCACAAAAGAATGGAATAAAACTTTATGTTATGACAAAACAGTTTGGGCGAATTCCATATTTAGCTAAAAAATTGATTGAAATTGGATTTTGTGGTGTTGTAACTGTAGATTTTAAAGAAACTTTAGTTATGATGAACAACGGAGTAAAACTTGGAAATGTTGGTCATTTAGTTCAAATTCCTTCAGCTCTTGTAGAAAGGGTTATTTGTCATAATCCTGAGATTATAACTGTTTATTCTTTAGAAAAAATAAAAGAGATTAATTCAATAGCAAAAAAATATGGAAAAATTCAAGATATAATGTTAAGAGTTTTGGAAAAAGACAGTAAAATTTACTCAGGTCAAAGTGGTGGATTTTATTTAGATGAAATAAAAGAAGTGTCTGAAAATATTTTGAAATTTAAAAATGTCAGAATTAATGGACTTACATCTTTTCCATGTTTTTTATATAACTTTGATAAAAATATAATTGAAGGAACTAAAAATATTGAAACAATAAAAAAAGCTGAGAAAATATTGAAAGATATGGGAATTATTGTGGAGCAATTGAATATGCCATCAGTTACTTCTTTAGAAAATATTGAGGATATAAAAGTTCATGGTGGAACTCATGGGGAACCAGGACATGCTCTGACAGGAACAACTCCATTTAACAGTAAAAATTTAGATGGAGAAATACCTGCAATTGTTTATGTATCTGAAATATCTCATAATTTAGATAAAAAATCCTATTGTTATGGTGGGGGACACTATAGGCGCTCTGGAATGAAAAATATTTTAGTAGGGAAAGAGTTTGAAAAAATGAGAAGAGAAACAATAGAGTTTCCTACTATGGAGAGTATTGATTATTATTTTGAAATATGTGGAAATAATAAAGTAGGAGAAACAGTTATTGGAGCTTTTAGAACTCAGATATTTGTTACAAGAAGCAATGTAGCATTGATTGAAGGAATAAAGGATAAAAATCCTAAAATTATAGGTATTTATGACAGTTTAGGAAGAGAGATGTAA